The proteins below are encoded in one region of Aphelocoma coerulescens isolate FSJ_1873_10779 chromosome 4, UR_Acoe_1.0, whole genome shotgun sequence:
- the ERI1 gene encoding 3'-5' exoribonuclease 1 isoform X4 — protein sequence MQKEHTSGNSCYDYICVVDFEATCEEGNPPEFVHEIIEFPVVLVNTRTLEIEDTFQQYVKPEINPKLSNFCISLTGITQDIVDKADTFPQVLQNVVEWMRQRELGTKYSYSMLTDGSWDMSKFLNIQCRISRIKYPSFAKKWINIRKSYGNFYKVPRNQTKLTIMLENLGMNYDGRPHSGLDDSKNIARIAIRMLQDGCDLRVNERIHGGQLMTVSSSVPLEGAPAPQMPRYRN from the exons ATGCAGAAGGAACACACTAGTGGAAACAGCTGCTATGACTACATCTGTGTTGTTGATTTTGAAGCAACATGTGAAGAAGGAAACCCACCTGAATTTGTACATGAAATAATTGAGTTTCCTGTTGTCTTAGTAAACACACGTACCCTGGAAATA GAGGATACCTTTCAGCAATACGTGAAGCCAGAGATTAATCCCAAGCTTTCAAACTTCTGCATCAGTCTGACAGGAATAACCCAG GACATTGTTGATAAAGCTGATACTTTTCCTCAAGTTCTGCAGAATGTTGTAGAGTGGATGAGACAACGAGAACTGGGAACAAAGTATAGCTATTCCATGCTGACTGATGG ATCGTGGGATATGAGTAAATTTTTGAACATCCAGTGCCGTATTAGCCGTATCAAATACCCTTCTTTCGCCAAAAAGTGGATCAATATTCGCAAATCATATGGGAACTTCTACAAG GTTCCTAGGAACCAGACCAAGCTGACAATCATGCTTGAAAATCTGGGCATGAATTATGATGGGAGACCTCACAGTGGACTTGATGACTCTAAAAACATTGCAAGGATAGCTATAAGGATGCTGCAGGATGGCTGTGACCTGCGGGTGAATGAGAGAATTCACGGTGGACAGCTGATGACAGTCTCCTCCTCAGTCCCCTTAGAGGGAGCCCCTGCACCACAGATGCCCCGCTACAGAAACTAG
- the ERI1 gene encoding 3'-5' exoribonuclease 1 isoform X2, translating to MRIQVLSPRAAVRRGSRQGRQHCRISDQETNGKTSAASSNDFSDPIYKEIAITNGYINRMTREELRSKLAEFKLETRGVKDVLKKRLKNYYKKQKLMQKEHTSGNSCYDYICVVDFEATCEEGNPPEFVHEIIEFPVVLVNTRTLEIEDTFQQYVKPEINPKLSNFCISLTGITQDIVDKADTFPQVLQNVVEWMRQRELGTKYSYSMLTDGSWDMSKFLNIQCRISRIKYPSFAKKWINIRKSYGNFYKVPRNQTKLTIMLENLGMNYDGRPHSGLDDSKNIARIAIRMLQDGCDLRVNERIHGGQLMTVSSSVPLEGAPAPQMPRYRN from the exons ATGCGTATTCAGGTTTTGTCTCCAAGAGCTGCTGTTCGACGTGGCTCAAGACAG GGTAGGCAGCATTGTAGGATCAGTGATCAAGAAACTAATGGCAAAACCTCAGCTGCCAGTTCAAACGACTTCAGTGATCCGATTTACAAAGAAATTGCTATAACCAATGGTTATATCAACAGAATGACCAGAGAAGAGCTCAGAAGTAAACTCGCAGAGTTCAAGCTTGAAACCAG AGGAGTGAAAGATGTACTGAAAAAGAGATTGAAAAACTATTATAAGAAACAGAAGCTGATGCAGAAGGAACACACTAGTGGAAACAGCTGCTATGACTACATCTGTGTTGTTGATTTTGAAGCAACATGTGAAGAAGGAAACCCACCTGAATTTGTACATGAAATAATTGAGTTTCCTGTTGTCTTAGTAAACACACGTACCCTGGAAATA GAGGATACCTTTCAGCAATACGTGAAGCCAGAGATTAATCCCAAGCTTTCAAACTTCTGCATCAGTCTGACAGGAATAACCCAG GACATTGTTGATAAAGCTGATACTTTTCCTCAAGTTCTGCAGAATGTTGTAGAGTGGATGAGACAACGAGAACTGGGAACAAAGTATAGCTATTCCATGCTGACTGATGG ATCGTGGGATATGAGTAAATTTTTGAACATCCAGTGCCGTATTAGCCGTATCAAATACCCTTCTTTCGCCAAAAAGTGGATCAATATTCGCAAATCATATGGGAACTTCTACAAG GTTCCTAGGAACCAGACCAAGCTGACAATCATGCTTGAAAATCTGGGCATGAATTATGATGGGAGACCTCACAGTGGACTTGATGACTCTAAAAACATTGCAAGGATAGCTATAAGGATGCTGCAGGATGGCTGTGACCTGCGGGTGAATGAGAGAATTCACGGTGGACAGCTGATGACAGTCTCCTCCTCAGTCCCCTTAGAGGGAGCCCCTGCACCACAGATGCCCCGCTACAGAAACTAG
- the ERI1 gene encoding 3'-5' exoribonuclease 1 isoform X3 yields the protein MEEQKENRPQAALDEAPAALAACPPGRQHCRISDQETNGKTSAASSNDFSDPIYKEIAITNGYINRMTREELRSKLAEFKLETRGVKDVLKKRLKNYYKKQKLMQKEHTSGNSCYDYICVVDFEATCEEGNPPEFVHEIIEFPVVLVNTRTLEIDIVDKADTFPQVLQNVVEWMRQRELGTKYSYSMLTDGSWDMSKFLNIQCRISRIKYPSFAKKWINIRKSYGNFYKVPRNQTKLTIMLENLGMNYDGRPHSGLDDSKNIARIAIRMLQDGCDLRVNERIHGGQLMTVSSSVPLEGAPAPQMPRYRN from the exons ATGGAAGAGCAGAAGGAGAACCGCCCGCAGGCCGCCCTGGACGAGGCGCCGGCCGCTCTCGCAGCCTGCCCGCCG GGTAGGCAGCATTGTAGGATCAGTGATCAAGAAACTAATGGCAAAACCTCAGCTGCCAGTTCAAACGACTTCAGTGATCCGATTTACAAAGAAATTGCTATAACCAATGGTTATATCAACAGAATGACCAGAGAAGAGCTCAGAAGTAAACTCGCAGAGTTCAAGCTTGAAACCAG AGGAGTGAAAGATGTACTGAAAAAGAGATTGAAAAACTATTATAAGAAACAGAAGCTGATGCAGAAGGAACACACTAGTGGAAACAGCTGCTATGACTACATCTGTGTTGTTGATTTTGAAGCAACATGTGAAGAAGGAAACCCACCTGAATTTGTACATGAAATAATTGAGTTTCCTGTTGTCTTAGTAAACACACGTACCCTGGAAATA GACATTGTTGATAAAGCTGATACTTTTCCTCAAGTTCTGCAGAATGTTGTAGAGTGGATGAGACAACGAGAACTGGGAACAAAGTATAGCTATTCCATGCTGACTGATGG ATCGTGGGATATGAGTAAATTTTTGAACATCCAGTGCCGTATTAGCCGTATCAAATACCCTTCTTTCGCCAAAAAGTGGATCAATATTCGCAAATCATATGGGAACTTCTACAAG GTTCCTAGGAACCAGACCAAGCTGACAATCATGCTTGAAAATCTGGGCATGAATTATGATGGGAGACCTCACAGTGGACTTGATGACTCTAAAAACATTGCAAGGATAGCTATAAGGATGCTGCAGGATGGCTGTGACCTGCGGGTGAATGAGAGAATTCACGGTGGACAGCTGATGACAGTCTCCTCCTCAGTCCCCTTAGAGGGAGCCCCTGCACCACAGATGCCCCGCTACAGAAACTAG
- the ERI1 gene encoding 3'-5' exoribonuclease 1 isoform X5 yields the protein MTREELRSKLAEFKLETRGVKDVLKKRLKNYYKKQKLMQKEHTSGNSCYDYICVVDFEATCEEGNPPEFVHEIIEFPVVLVNTRTLEIEDTFQQYVKPEINPKLSNFCISLTGITQDIVDKADTFPQVLQNVVEWMRQRELGTKYSYSMLTDGSWDMSKFLNIQCRISRIKYPSFAKKWINIRKSYGNFYKVPRNQTKLTIMLENLGMNYDGRPHSGLDDSKNIARIAIRMLQDGCDLRVNERIHGGQLMTVSSSVPLEGAPAPQMPRYRN from the exons ATGACCAGAGAAGAGCTCAGAAGTAAACTCGCAGAGTTCAAGCTTGAAACCAG AGGAGTGAAAGATGTACTGAAAAAGAGATTGAAAAACTATTATAAGAAACAGAAGCTGATGCAGAAGGAACACACTAGTGGAAACAGCTGCTATGACTACATCTGTGTTGTTGATTTTGAAGCAACATGTGAAGAAGGAAACCCACCTGAATTTGTACATGAAATAATTGAGTTTCCTGTTGTCTTAGTAAACACACGTACCCTGGAAATA GAGGATACCTTTCAGCAATACGTGAAGCCAGAGATTAATCCCAAGCTTTCAAACTTCTGCATCAGTCTGACAGGAATAACCCAG GACATTGTTGATAAAGCTGATACTTTTCCTCAAGTTCTGCAGAATGTTGTAGAGTGGATGAGACAACGAGAACTGGGAACAAAGTATAGCTATTCCATGCTGACTGATGG ATCGTGGGATATGAGTAAATTTTTGAACATCCAGTGCCGTATTAGCCGTATCAAATACCCTTCTTTCGCCAAAAAGTGGATCAATATTCGCAAATCATATGGGAACTTCTACAAG GTTCCTAGGAACCAGACCAAGCTGACAATCATGCTTGAAAATCTGGGCATGAATTATGATGGGAGACCTCACAGTGGACTTGATGACTCTAAAAACATTGCAAGGATAGCTATAAGGATGCTGCAGGATGGCTGTGACCTGCGGGTGAATGAGAGAATTCACGGTGGACAGCTGATGACAGTCTCCTCCTCAGTCCCCTTAGAGGGAGCCCCTGCACCACAGATGCCCCGCTACAGAAACTAG
- the ERI1 gene encoding 3'-5' exoribonuclease 1 isoform X1 has product MEEQKENRPQAALDEAPAALAACPPGRQHCRISDQETNGKTSAASSNDFSDPIYKEIAITNGYINRMTREELRSKLAEFKLETRGVKDVLKKRLKNYYKKQKLMQKEHTSGNSCYDYICVVDFEATCEEGNPPEFVHEIIEFPVVLVNTRTLEIEDTFQQYVKPEINPKLSNFCISLTGITQDIVDKADTFPQVLQNVVEWMRQRELGTKYSYSMLTDGSWDMSKFLNIQCRISRIKYPSFAKKWINIRKSYGNFYKVPRNQTKLTIMLENLGMNYDGRPHSGLDDSKNIARIAIRMLQDGCDLRVNERIHGGQLMTVSSSVPLEGAPAPQMPRYRN; this is encoded by the exons ATGGAAGAGCAGAAGGAGAACCGCCCGCAGGCCGCCCTGGACGAGGCGCCGGCCGCTCTCGCAGCCTGCCCGCCG GGTAGGCAGCATTGTAGGATCAGTGATCAAGAAACTAATGGCAAAACCTCAGCTGCCAGTTCAAACGACTTCAGTGATCCGATTTACAAAGAAATTGCTATAACCAATGGTTATATCAACAGAATGACCAGAGAAGAGCTCAGAAGTAAACTCGCAGAGTTCAAGCTTGAAACCAG AGGAGTGAAAGATGTACTGAAAAAGAGATTGAAAAACTATTATAAGAAACAGAAGCTGATGCAGAAGGAACACACTAGTGGAAACAGCTGCTATGACTACATCTGTGTTGTTGATTTTGAAGCAACATGTGAAGAAGGAAACCCACCTGAATTTGTACATGAAATAATTGAGTTTCCTGTTGTCTTAGTAAACACACGTACCCTGGAAATA GAGGATACCTTTCAGCAATACGTGAAGCCAGAGATTAATCCCAAGCTTTCAAACTTCTGCATCAGTCTGACAGGAATAACCCAG GACATTGTTGATAAAGCTGATACTTTTCCTCAAGTTCTGCAGAATGTTGTAGAGTGGATGAGACAACGAGAACTGGGAACAAAGTATAGCTATTCCATGCTGACTGATGG ATCGTGGGATATGAGTAAATTTTTGAACATCCAGTGCCGTATTAGCCGTATCAAATACCCTTCTTTCGCCAAAAAGTGGATCAATATTCGCAAATCATATGGGAACTTCTACAAG GTTCCTAGGAACCAGACCAAGCTGACAATCATGCTTGAAAATCTGGGCATGAATTATGATGGGAGACCTCACAGTGGACTTGATGACTCTAAAAACATTGCAAGGATAGCTATAAGGATGCTGCAGGATGGCTGTGACCTGCGGGTGAATGAGAGAATTCACGGTGGACAGCTGATGACAGTCTCCTCCTCAGTCCCCTTAGAGGGAGCCCCTGCACCACAGATGCCCCGCTACAGAAACTAG